From the genome of Balaenoptera ricei isolate mBalRic1 chromosome 13, mBalRic1.hap2, whole genome shotgun sequence:
attattaaaaagaaaaaaaaagtaacttgaaAGAGTTTTTACAATCAAAGTCAGCTGGAGGAGAAAGCAGGGCCCCAGTGGGATCTGCTAAACAGAATGTAATGAGTTAATGGAAGAACCATGAATGAAGCCCAGATGCCTAGCATCCCGTCTGGTCGTCTCCTAAAATAACCGAGACCTTCACATTGCCAGGCATGTGCACAGGCAGGTTCCTCACCTGGCACGTTGGTCCTTCCCACATTGCCTACAACATACTCATCTTTCAAGTCTTGGCTCCAAAATCACCTCTCCTATGAAAACTTTCTTGACTCTCCAATTCCTAGTTAGAACTGACATCCCAGCCCCCAGTTCCCATCTGACCCAGTACATACGTGTATGTAGGGTCTGTAACGTTTCCTTTATAGGTCACTGACTAGCTAATGCAACTTGATAGTCACGGTACTGAGACTTGTAATTCATACTGAGGAACAGACTTAGGAAATATCTATTGAACGAGTGATGCATGAATGACAAACAACTGATGCCAGGCATGGAGCTTTCCGAAGGCAAGCTTTTCAAAATCTTGCCTTATTCACACTGAAAATGCCACACGGGCTGGCAGCCACCTTCAGAGTTCGAGACACCAAGACAAAAATAACTACTGGGTCACAGAATAATCTGGCACTTGTGAGCATTTGATAACATCTCTTAGAGGAGCGGCAATTTGCTTTCCAAGGGCACTTCAAACACTGCGGTATCCACCTCCCTTTGTCCTTCCACGCTCCCTCCTCCTCACCTGGACGGCAGGCAGCAAAAAACCATGTCCACTCCAACCTCTCTGAGCAGCCTGTTATAGTACACGGGCCTGGACAGGAACGAGACTCACCTTTCTTCGTCCTTAAAGATAAACTTCCGCAGCTTGAGGTCCCGCAGCACCAGCCCCCCGTCGTGGCAGTGGGCCACCGCTGAGGCGATCTGGTAGAAAAGCCtggccgcctcctcctccttcagctTCTTGCAGGTGCGAACGAAGGAATGCATGTCCCCATAGCTGCGCTCAAAGAACACATAAGCTTTCGTCTCCCCCAGGATAATTTCGGTGATTTGGTTGATGTTGCTGTGGGCAGACAGGCAAAAGCAGGGGGCCAGGGACTCCTGGTAGCAGCTGATATCAAACACCTAGGGCAGGATGAACAACAAGACCAAGAGTCAGAGTACAACCAAATTCTGTACAACCGAGTCACAGAATGTGGATGCCTCCCATAGACATGGGACAAACTTGGACCCAGACCGCACTGGCCTTGCCTCCTACCAGCTGTGTGGCATTGAATAACtcgcttgacctctctgagcctccgagTCCTCATGCGCAAAAGGGCAAGTGATTGACTCACCGTGTCCGGGAGGATTATATGAGAAAACGAAGGTCAGAATGCTTAGCAAGATGTAATACAACACACAAATTGTGTATCACAATTTGTGTATTGTATTACACAAATTGTATACACAATTACACAAAACAAATCACAAAtaagttttatgatttttttctctctgtcctaATCCCCTCTGTTTATAGAAAGATTAAGGCAAAATTTGAGAGAAAGTGACCCATCCCAAGCTGCACAGATAACACCTTATTTACCttcaaaaaaaaagtaccaaCACTATACAGCTACAGCAACGGTATACAACATATTCTGTGCTGCATAATTGGGTTGTATAGCAGTATACAACATAATAGCAATTAATAGATTAAATGCGTAGACTGAAGGTTACCTAATTCAATaccttcatttcacagatgtggaaattgaggctcagataaCAAGTCAAATCAAGCCcccagtggcagagctaggaaagGACACAGTCCTTCTTATTAAGAAAGCAGACAcgctcctttctctcttccctccacaGATATCCAGCTCAATGAATCAGTTATGCAATGATTTTCTATGAATCAGAATGAGCCTGTGAAATGCCACCTCACTGTGGggttatttagaaagaaaatccATCCTCAGTACCTTTTGGAGACAGATCTAAGAGGAATTAACACTACAGAGATTTTTCTGAGGTTACAAGAAAACGCCTTCATTCATTTCAAGAGCTCCACTAAATCAGGGATACAAATCTCTGGGTTTGGAATGTGGCTTTCCTACCCGCCTGGGAATGTAAGTACGATGAGTCTATCTGGCGCGGCAGAAGTGAGGGGCAGGCTCGCGGGTTCCTTGCTGGGAAGCCTGGGAGGCCAGGATTGCTCTAACAATACACCGAACGTTATCGGTTCACCATCACTTagcttcttaaatttcttttccattagtTACAACATACTCTCCTTGATCATCATTTTGCAGTGTGTGTGGGAAACGCTGGCCTAGAAATCATCAAATTTGAGACTCTAATCCTGGCTTGGCCACCAATAACCTGCACGAGGTGGATAATGCACTCAGAATCGCTGGGCCTCCCTCCTCTTCAGAAACCGAAGACACTGATTTAGAACATGGTTGACCTTTTTTGGGTCCAGATCCCACCTGAGAATCTGATAAAAGCTCTGTCCCCTCTTAGCTGACAATGACCACTCAAAAGCATGTACAATACTGGATTTGTCTTAAGGGGATTCACAGGCTTTCCAAAACCCAGCCAGGGACACAGGCTGCTACTTAAGAATCCATGAGTTAAGTCTCTCTTagctgcaaaaaacaaaacccaaaaatctGTGAGTCAAACCGGCCTCCTAAGAACCCCGGGAGGGCTGGTGCGAACCCCGGCGAGGAAGCAAAGTAACATTGTGAATGAACCATAATAAGGCATCTCAGGAAAGTGGCACAGCTGCTGCCACTATAACCTAGAATTTAAGAATGAATATTTCAGTGTCTCCAGAGACCACAAATCACACCCTGATACTGTCAAATGATGACCTGCGAGCGGTGACCTCAGAGGTCCGTTCAATTAGGAATCTGAAATGCTTAAGTCAACTTTAACACCAAGACTGCAGGCAGCAGAAACCCAGGAAAGCCTCAAAAATTTCCCAGAGAGTAATAAAGGTTTTGCAGTGGCTAATGTAAACACTGCGTTATATAAGGAGGATGCAGGGATCTGAAGCGCCAGGCTATGTCGCCAGTACTCATGGAGTTATGATTATTTATAACATACTTCCTGCTTCgagctgcatttttaaaaaataaaaggtgattttttttttttttgctcaataCCTTTAGTCTATGATCCTGTCCTGCTGCTGAAAAACTGGAtggacattaaaattaaaaaaaaaaaaaaatcaaacaattcaTGGCAGCTTCAAAATGCAGCCATACCCTTTGTAGAACAGACTAAATTAAATTCCAAGATGGTGGACAGAGTATCAAAAATAAAGCAAGTACTTATGTTTTCCCAAATGGGTAGGAACCAAACTTTTATTAGTAGTTATAACAGGCATTTATGGGCTTGGATTGGTATTTAAACCATCACCTTCAAGTGCAAAATCAAACCATAAGCCTGGCTGCCAgcttcttttaaatgtttaatttgtaGCCTTAGTTATATAATGTGACAGTTCAGATAAGGCAGAGATTAGGCCATCATTCATagcctttgcaaaaaaaaaaaaaaagtgcccatTTTGTCAAGATAGTAATTATGTCAATCTGCACGGTAGCTACAAGCATGTCCATGAAAACAGTAAGCTAAGAACCCCCTAAAGTCCCCTTCCTTCGTCTGCCTAGCTTAAAAGTAGGCACAGGGAGACAATAAACAGGCATGATTATTTTGGTTAAATGACCCTCCAGTCTCTCTCTCCCAAATTACGTCCTACAGAATCCTATAGTGTTCTCTGTAAGTGCCATTTTACATTGGATCTGTTTTTGCAAAGACTTTTTTCTTGGGTCAACACAGAGCTGGGAGACACGAACTCTATATTCTAAGATGTCAAAAGGAACTGGAATTCAGCGTGTAGATTTCACTGAGCCTTGCAGTAAGCCAAGAGTCCACAGCGCATACGTGAGGGTAGTTCATAGAAGCAGCCTTATAAAACCACTTGGAGCTTCCCAGGATATATACAACTATGCTTGCATAAGAAGTCACCCACATCACCTCTGGTAAAAAGGCAGGCAAACAGAAGCTGCTGTGTCTTAAAGGGATGACCTCTGTCAAGCAGAACAATGATACCCCACTTAAATCCACTGGCAGCCGCACAGTAATTGGTGAGGGGCTGATTCAGTCTTTGCAAGAACTGAACCAGCCGATTAAGTACAGTTTCAGGCCAGAGAGCAAGTCTACGAATGACACTCTAAGGTCAGCCCAAAGTGAAATATGTCTTGAAAAatctgaagggagaaagaaacagcaggggcCAGAGTCACCTCTGCCTTTGAACAAAGAAATAGCGGGCAAGATGCTTCTGCAGAATTTGGCGGCAGAGTCCCTTGACTTAAACACGTCTCCagcctttgaaaaatattaaaatgctcTACCGAAGTTTAGCAAAAGGAGTGAAAACACTCGCTGCTGGGTGATTGTGCATATTTCATATAAGAGTGGCAGCTCTGtggatttcattcatttcaaaggATGACTACCCCATTGTACAACGTTGTAGGTCTTCTGAGAATTCAATCCAGCTCTGAATAGCCTACTGAATTTTGGTTAACTGGGAATAGCTGCTCTGAGTCTCAATAGCTTGGAGAAGGTGCAAAATACCAAATGCTCAGTACAAGCAGAGAGCAATGTTTAAAGAGTCTCTGATTTTCCCCTGAGGTCTGAACTGAACAATTGCAAAACAGACTGGAGACCCTTCACAAAACCCATGTTTCACAATGAAATACTCCAGTCCCCTATGAAAGAAAGCAAGTTCACAAAGCCTGTGGTTGATGGTAAAAGTGTGATGCATTATTTGTAGCACAGCTGTGCCGAGTGCCCATTTCAAAGACATCAGGGGTCCCCACTCcttacctccctcccccccaaaaaacaactgAGCAAATCTAAAATTAAGCGACAGTGAATTCTTGATCTATGTCCAATTCCTGGGTAGCCTGCTCTACcatcttcattttttgtttgtttgtttgtttgcaactAGTCTCCTGCTCGTCCCCTTGTCTGGAGCCCTGTGGGcgcacacaaagacacacaggcACACTCAACACAGACACCAACCAGTTCAGGGTCAAAGacgaaaaggaaaagaaagtgccCATCTCTGCATTAGCACTGTGAATCCCCGAGGCTCCAAATGCTGGCCTCTCAACCATCCAGGCAACGGTGTGTGCTGGGGGGGTGGAGTAGCGGGGTCGAGGGGGGCTCCGGCTCGGAGAGCTGGAGACGAGAAGGAACGGAGACAAGAGGAAAAGACCCAAAGGATTCACAATTTCCTGCACCCAAGGGTGCGCTGGCGGCTTTGATTTCCACCCCCAGCCCTCCTTTCAAGGCTCCTGGCAGAAGCAAGCTCTTTGTGAACTCCTTCCCCGCGCTGGGCCCCTGGGCTCAGCCAGAGGGGACACCTTTGTGTGTCTCTTTGAAGGGGCACCTACGGAACAAAGGTTCAACACCTGCACGCTGCTGAGAACAATGGCTGCGAAAGGAACCAAGTCATCAGCGCCTTAAAATTAGCGGGGGATTCCCTCCTCGGTGttggaaggggagggggctggacccAGGGAGCAATCCCCAGGCAGCGGGACCCGGCGTCGCGCGGAGGAGCTCCACGAGCCTTTGGGAGCACGCGTGGCCGTGGCCCCCGCGCAGTCCCGCCGCCCTCCCCGCCGCGGGCTCTCCCCAAGACGCCCCCGCCGCAGCCCTCCGCAttgcccgcaacgctctaaaaactTCGCAACTAGTCGAACaggaacaaataaatacataacccCATTTAACGAGACCACGGATAATTATCCCGCgaatctccctccccccaccccggacTGCAGGGCTCGGCAACCTTTCGCGCCCTCCGGCCCCCTCCAAAAGGCCGGGGGgatctttttaaaagacaaaaaaaaaaaaccaaaagcaaaccCCGGGCTCTTTACCTTGCACACCAGCTCCTCTCCACTGTGCAGATGCACGGCACGAAAAACGTGGTCTCCCTCCAGAGGTTCCAACAATAAGTATTTCCCGATGCAAGAAACGCAATGCGACAAGTTCGGAGTCTCAGGCGGGCTCGGGGAGCCGAGGTTCGGGCTGAAACTCTGGCTGGGTTCGGCGGACCTTATAGACGACAACTCTTCGAAATCCTGGGTTTTGTTCCGCGATCTCCCATATCTTGCTATTGTGATGGGGGTAGACCTGTGTATGTTCATGAGTGTGGGGATCGCACtcgacaaacaaaaaaacccgctGGAGAGACGAGTCGCTGGCGAGTGCGTCTGCAGGCGCCTCGGTGCCACGGATTTTAAAAGGGAACGAGAGGGGAGGGGACGGGAAGGGGGCTACGTGGAGAAAGAGTTAGAAGCCCCCAAATGGGCGCCGCCGGGCACCTTGTCTGCTCCGAGCCCGGCTCCCGGGGGTCCTCGGTCGGCAGCAACTCGGGTCCTTTTGTTACCCCAAAGCCGCCAGCGATTTGCAGAATCTTCGCACttttagtttctctctctctttctcttcttccagcGTGGATCTAGACGAGTAACCAGATTGCTAAGGTGGGGAGCTGCAGCGCCGGGTCTCCCGAAGCGATCCCCACGCAGGCTTCCGAACCGCAGACGGGGCGGAGGAGCCCGGCTGTAGTTTGTGCAATCTTCGGGGAGCGCACGGCCGCTGCTTGGTCTCAGCGCGTtagaaaccaaacaaaaagaaaaaggaaataagcaCGGGTACCGGCTCGCGCCGCACCGCAGACAGAATCCGCGCTGCACCCCCTTTTTTGGTGGAAAGGGTGGGGGGCGTGGAAGGGGGGGTGCCGGAGAGGGTAGTTACCTACGTTTTAACTGTAGATGGCGTCTGAGGCTTTTCCAAGACCGCAAGAGCTCTCCAAAATTTAAAccaacagacaaaaaaaatagcAAGGGAGCATTTAACTTAGAGCGGTCAGCGCTGCCAACAAAAGATTGCAAAAGCTGGGCACAGAGTTGTGGTCCGGGCACAGGTACCGCGGCAAAGCCCAGGGCTTGGCCCGCCGGGCGGAGGTCAGCACCGGCTCATGCTGTCGCCGCTCCCTCGCGCTCCAGATCGTCCTCCGAATAAAGCGAGAAGTGCGGGCAGGGACAAGGGTAGATCAGTGGTCTCCGAGCACGAGCTTCCGGGGGTCCTCCTGGCCCTGGAAGGGGATGCACCCCCAGCCCAGTCAACCCGCGCTGTTCCTTTCTCGTTCGGTAACTGGATCTCGCCTTGGAATAATTTGCAACCACTCCGTCTCCCCCTACCCTCAACCCAAATTGCCTGGCGGGGTTTGTTTTGGAGAAAATTGAcggcttttcttcttcttttattttgttcttcccCCAACCGGAGGCAAGAGGAATGTGTACTTAAAATTGAAGGGGACGGCCGACGGTGCCCGAGGCCAATCCCCGAGCTCAGCACGCCCGCATCTCTCGGCGAGGCGGTATTAATAGTTACTTACGTGGCCGGGGATCTCGGAGCGAGCGGggctgtgtgtgcgcgtgtgtgcgcgcgcgcgcctCGCTCGCGCTCAGTCTCCCCATTCAATGTCACCGACACATTTCTACGGCGCCTCCGCCCCCCCCCAGCGGCACCGGCGACTGGCTCAGCCCAGAGCGGGCCCCGCCCCGTCCCCGCCCGGGCCGCCCTCATTGAGCCGGGGGCCCATCAATCAGCCTCGCCGCTGCCAGTCCCCGGGCGGCTTCCCGCGCCCGCGGCCGGCTGCCACTGCCATTGCAGCTCCCGGCCCCGGGTGCGGGCGCTTGCCTCCCAGTTGGATGACTCGGCCCGGGCGAGGTAAACAAAGTGCATTTTCCAACCGCGGCCCGGGGCTGGGGAGGTAGAGCACCGGACCGGGGAGGGAGGGTCCCGGCGCCTCCACAGGCTGACTGCGCGCGCGGCTGGGCAGGAGTCGCCCGGTCACAAGTACCCAAGCAGCTCCAGCAGTGGCTAGTGGACTTTCTAACCCGTTCATCTTCCTGGCGCTTCTCCCCAGAAAGCGGGGCATCCTCTGAGCATCCGGACACCGCTGCTCAGATGTAGCTTTTCTCCGTGGAGAATATGCTTGCATCAGTGGTGCCGCACGGAGCTTCAAAAATTAGTTTCGTTATCTTTTTCCAACACTCTTCTccccatttaaaaagaaatcgaTTGCTTACTTTTCGTTGGTGTCACCCTCcaaaccccgcccccccccaccaaggCTTTGAGTATTTTCTGCAGAAGACCAGCTTGAAGGCACCTTTTAACTCAGACCAAAGGTAATCActaattcttcttcctctcccaagACAGTGCCCAGAGGGCCTTGGCCCAGTGAAGCAGTGCCCTCAATGCCCTACGCACACCTCCTGCGAGGCTCCAGGCCGCTAGCCAGAGTGGCGCCCCCTGCCCCGACGCACACGTGGACCAAAAAGGCGTTCAACACTGAGAACCAGGTGAGGGCTGCCTTTTCACTCCAGCTATTCTCAACTTCTGCAGGAGGTGCCAGTCCTCTGGCTTAGGCAGGCACACGTCAGGAAAGGGGCTTGAACTCAGGCAGAGGCTGGGACCTCCAGGCCTTAACCTAATGTATCCTGGTAAATCAAGCAATCTGgtcggggtggggcgggggggggggacaaacttaaaaaaaataataataaataaaagccaaGGGGCTGGGAAAGGGGCGTTTACAAGACTCTTGGAGCGCTCTGAGCTTTtacatacatgtatgcatatTTTCTAGTGGGGGAGGAAAAGGGGACTATATCATGTATTGCCCACAGTAGGACACTTTTGAGCAAAAAAGAGAGCTCTGTATAATTATGCCCCCTGgagcatatttataatttataattatgcaCAA
Proteins encoded in this window:
- the TRIB2 gene encoding tribbles homolog 2 — protein: MNIHRSTPITIARYGRSRNKTQDFEELSSIRSAEPSQSFSPNLGSPSPPETPNLSHCVSCIGKYLLLEPLEGDHVFRAVHLHSGEELVCKVFDISCYQESLAPCFCLSAHSNINQITEIILGETKAYVFFERSYGDMHSFVRTCKKLKEEEAARLFYQIASAVAHCHDGGLVLRDLKLRKFIFKDEERTRVKLESLEDAYILRGDDDSLSDKHGCPAYVSPEILNTSGSYSGKAADVWSLGVMLYTMLVGRYPFHDIEPSSLFSKIRRGQFNIPETLSPKAKCLIRSILRREPSERLTSQEILDHPWFSTDFSVSNSGYGAKEVSDQLVPDVNMEENLDPFFN